A genomic segment from Tuwongella immobilis encodes:
- the typA gene encoding translational GTPase TypA, which produces MRRNDIRNVAIIAHVDHGKTTLVDQMLRQSGLFRQEELDRLVGGQHGLIMDSNDLERERGITILAKNCAFKIGDIKVNLIDTPGHADFGGEVERVLKMADGAFVLVDAAEGPLPQTRFVLRKAFACGLRPIVIINKIDRPDARIDEVHSAMFDLFIELGADEETADFPVFYASGRSGYARKKANDDNNNLAPLYEAIEKMVPGPEVELEGPLQVQVSALAFSEFVGRIAIGKIHAGKVRKNQRVKLVKQADGSIHDDTIVQVLEFNRLTKVEVEELSAGDVVALVGIDNAEIGDTITDFDHPNPLPPLSIDEPTIDMVLRINDSPFASQDGKPLTSRELRDRLNKELESDVALRVRPSERGDEFIVSGRGLLHLSILLENMRREGSEFSVGKPQVINKEINGVKMEPVELLVVEAPASAVGAVMGLVLERQGQCQKMESNGEQTHLEFLIPARGLIGLRTRVLTATSGMAIMHHNFHEYQPIKGELPGRQNGVMISTETAKATAYAIEGLQERGIMFVGPMEPVYEGQIVAEHCRENDLTVNVTREKKLTNMRSAGAEIKTVLKPPRKFELESALEFIEDDELVEITPGAIRLRKMLLKESDRKRGGRTPRG; this is translated from the coding sequence ATGCGGCGAAATGACATTCGCAATGTGGCGATTATTGCCCACGTTGACCACGGTAAGACTACCCTTGTCGATCAAATGCTCCGTCAATCGGGGCTGTTCCGGCAAGAGGAATTGGATCGTCTGGTCGGTGGCCAACACGGCCTGATTATGGATTCCAACGATCTGGAACGCGAACGCGGGATTACCATTCTCGCCAAAAACTGCGCGTTCAAAATCGGCGACATCAAGGTGAACCTGATCGACACGCCTGGCCACGCCGACTTCGGCGGGGAAGTCGAACGGGTGCTGAAGATGGCCGATGGGGCCTTCGTGCTGGTGGATGCGGCGGAAGGACCCCTGCCGCAAACGCGGTTTGTGTTGCGCAAAGCCTTCGCTTGCGGACTCCGGCCGATCGTCATCATCAACAAGATCGACCGCCCCGACGCCCGCATCGACGAAGTTCACTCGGCCATGTTCGACCTGTTTATCGAACTGGGTGCCGATGAAGAAACCGCCGATTTCCCGGTGTTCTACGCGTCGGGCCGCAGCGGCTACGCCCGCAAAAAGGCCAACGACGACAACAACAACCTGGCACCGTTGTACGAAGCCATTGAGAAGATGGTTCCCGGACCGGAAGTCGAACTTGAAGGCCCGCTGCAAGTGCAAGTGTCGGCGTTGGCGTTCTCCGAATTCGTCGGCCGCATCGCCATCGGCAAGATTCATGCGGGCAAAGTCCGCAAGAATCAGCGCGTCAAGCTGGTGAAGCAAGCCGATGGTTCAATCCACGATGATACCATCGTGCAGGTGCTGGAGTTCAACCGCCTCACCAAGGTGGAAGTGGAAGAACTTTCCGCCGGTGACGTGGTGGCGCTGGTGGGGATCGACAATGCCGAAATCGGTGACACGATTACCGATTTCGATCACCCCAACCCCTTGCCGCCGTTGAGCATCGACGAACCGACGATCGACATGGTGCTGCGCATCAATGATTCGCCGTTCGCCAGCCAAGATGGCAAGCCGTTGACCAGCCGCGAACTGCGAGACCGCCTGAACAAGGAACTGGAATCCGACGTGGCGCTGCGCGTGCGGCCCAGCGAACGGGGCGATGAATTCATCGTCTCCGGCCGTGGGTTGTTGCACTTGTCGATTCTGCTGGAAAACATGCGACGGGAAGGCTCGGAATTCTCGGTTGGCAAGCCGCAGGTCATCAACAAGGAAATCAACGGCGTCAAGATGGAGCCGGTGGAACTGCTCGTGGTGGAAGCGCCTGCTTCTGCGGTCGGCGCAGTCATGGGGCTGGTGCTGGAACGCCAAGGGCAATGTCAGAAGATGGAATCCAATGGCGAACAAACGCACTTGGAATTCTTGATTCCCGCTCGTGGTCTGATCGGCCTGCGGACGCGTGTGCTGACGGCGACCAGCGGGATGGCGATCATGCACCATAACTTCCACGAATATCAGCCCATCAAGGGCGAACTGCCGGGCCGGCAAAACGGGGTGATGATCTCCACCGAAACCGCCAAGGCCACGGCATACGCCATTGAAGGTCTGCAAGAACGTGGCATCATGTTCGTCGGCCCGATGGAGCCGGTGTACGAAGGCCAGATTGTTGCCGAGCATTGCCGCGAGAATGACCTGACCGTGAACGTCACCCGCGAAAAGAAGCTCACCAACATGCGGTCTGCGGGCGCGGAAATTAAGACGGTGCTGAAGCCGCCTCGCAAGTTCGAGTTGGAATCGGCCCTGGAATTTATCGAAGACGATGAACTGGTGGAAATCACCCCCGGTGCCATTCGTCTGCGAAAGATGCTGCTGAAGGAATCCGACCGCAAGCGCGGCGGCCGAACCCCACGCGGCTAA